One stretch of Toxoplasma gondii ME49 chromosome XI, whole genome shotgun sequence DNA includes these proteins:
- a CDS encoding hypothetical protein (encoded by transcript TGME49_315970), which yields MAMQLPADDETEGQSEDNRNFSAIWEVPAPHTESLDGQLGVLLNNGSLTDREEVTEFQPLTSQTGSAGNGNDSQMDVASEELDSLVKNDQGQVTSTMAETSTRLEATEMSLPSKSESNAVDEATATATPEGSLSASLPHARKPTDEEEYYLGKVGHEEQLKRDTDSEHSEMNPEGTGVLHSRAEEKDAAHADSEGDRAGGADTVAEMKGEQHHEGLLGEGGEGMLNKEMHIRKEVDSLKGTSAKSGPEGEAQKQQYNGEHDEQVVMSPALLESTNTVTPTSEQTMADIADMDELEEIHETMMTANSPSIIVGSEPSALEPAEVSERAYEPSMGPLDAASLGTSEVAPHSVLSPAIVDTSSSDQQGTVSPSSGLSLLPGNVEGANVTQGMLLSGNSGDQITDVPSSTESGHIQTVHPSHSHNGLMEPASHQDLHLMHESRGPHEMERTVLDAESGILPGSQLHDESGPLLGVLPAASSSHSGHGFVHEGSHIFTEPADIHGLPDTGVHESIHSTFPMSAAHEAPLGVFGHGVISSPEPTQTNLLPPMATAVQAIQSPFLAHETSPAFSTPMHVSSSTGELVTVPGALAFVQSEEAAATRGGKKKGGNKNKKSPPAVVYESKPGPMVTEHKPTVHIAEPILVELQEKPKKRSRRAPI from the coding sequence ATGGCCATGCAACTGCCAGCGGATGATGAAACGGAAGGGCAGTCTGAAGACAATAGAAATTTCTCGGCCATCTGGGAAGTGCCGGCGCCGCATACAGAATCGTTGGATGGCCAGCTTGGAGTGCTACTAAACAATGGGAGCCTTACAGATCGTGAAGAAGTCACGGAGTTTCAGCCCCTCACTTCTCAGACAGGAAGTGCAGGTAATGGAAATGATAGTCAAATGGATGTTGCCAGTGAGGAGCTCGACTCGCTGGTGAAAAACGATCAAGGACAAGTCACCAGTACCATGGCTGAAACATCCACACGACTCGAGGCAACTGAGATGTCACTGCCATCAAAATCGGAGAGCAACGCCGTCGATGAGGCAACGGCCACGGCGACGCCAGAGGGTTCCCTCTCGGCATCGTTGCCTCACGCACGCAAGCcgacagatgaagaagaataTTACCTGGGGAAAGTCGGTCATGAGGAACAACTAAAACGTGACACAGACAGCGAACACTCAGAAATGAATCCTGAAGGCACTGGAGTCCTCCATAGTagagcggaagaaaaagacgctGCCCATGCCGACAGCGAAGGGGATCGCGCAGGAGGCGCGGACACTGTTGCCGAAATGAAAGGTGAACAACACCATGAGGGTTTGTTGGgtgagggaggagagggaatGCTGAACAAAGAGATGCACATCCGGAAAGAGGTTGACTCACTGAAGGGGACCTCTGCAAAGTCTGGGCCAGAAGGGGAAGCACAGAAGCAACAATATAACGGCGAGCACGACGAACAAGTCGTCATGTCTCCTGCACTTCTTGAGTCTACTAACACGGTGACTCCGACTTCTGAACAAACTATGGCTGATATAGCGGACATGGACGAACTGGAAGAGATCCACGAAACCATGATGACAGCCAACTCGCCTTCCATTATCGTCGGCTCGGAACCATCAGCTCTGGAGCCTGCAGAAGTGTCTGAGAGAGCTTATGAGCCATCTATGGGTCCTTTAGACGCGGCTTCCTTAGGCACCTCTGAGGTGGCGCCACACAgtgtcctctctcctgcgaTAGTTGACACAAGTTCAAGCGATCAGCAAGGCaccgtctcgccttcctcaggGCTCTCGCTGTTGCCAGGCAACGTAGAGGGTGCCAATGTGACACAAGGAATGCTGTTGAGTGGAAATTCTGGTGATCAAATTACAGACGTTCCGTCTTCTACTGAATCCGGCCACATTCAAACTGTGCACCCTTCGCATTCACACAACGGGTTGATGGAACCAGCGTCCCACCAAGACTTGCATCTAATGCACGAAAGTCGCGGTCCTCACGAAATGGAACGCACCGTCCTTGATGCTGAGAGTGGCATCCTCCCGGGTTCCCAGCTGCACGACGAGTCTGGCCCTTTGCTCGGTGTCCTTCCCGCTGCAAGCTCCTCTCACAGTGGTCATGGCTTTGTACATGAAGGATCGCATATCTTCACAGAGCCTGCTGATATCCACGGCCTGCCAGACACAGGAGTGCATGAATCCATTCACAGCACTTTCCCGATGAGTGCGGCTCACGAGGCGCCTCTTGGCGTTTTCGGTCACGGGGTGATCTCGTCGCCAGAACCAACTCAGACGAACCTGCTACCCCCAATGGCCACAGCGGTGCAAGCAATTCAATCACCCTTCCTAGCGCATGAGACGAGCCCGGCATTCAGCACACCCATGCATGTCAGCTCCTCAACAGGAGAGCTTGTCACAGTCCCAGGGGCTCTGGCGTTTGTGCAAagtgaagaagcagctgcaactcgaggagggaagaaaaagggagggaacaaaaacaagaagagTCCGCCTGCAGTCGTTTACGAATCCAAGCCCGGCCCTATGGTTACCGAACACAAGCCGACAGTGCACATTGCTGAACCGATCCTTGTAGAGCTGCAAGAAAAACCCAAGAAGCGGAGCAGAAGGGCACCTATATAA